One Dama dama isolate Ldn47 chromosome 24, ASM3311817v1, whole genome shotgun sequence genomic window, ACACTGGTTTCAAAGAACCTGAAGCTTTGAAAACCTTCCCAGGGACCCAGAATACAGACGGTAACTTCCTCAACCAGGTTAAGTCACAGCCCCACCGAACGTCCGTGCTCTGAACTGACTTCAACAGACAGATCACAGAGGGCTTTTGTGTAACAGTCAAATATGAATCATTCaggaggtgttttgttttttaaggcttATTTGAAACAACCCCCACTTAACAACCCCCCACACAATCCCCTGTCAGGGAGTTTCATGCAGGGACATGAAGCATAAGAAACCTAAGTAACCAGACCTTTCGAAGGTCCTGCACCCCAGAAGGATTCTGCCCAACCAACAGGCGTGCAAAGCCTGACAAACACCCACGGTCATCGGGACACCCCGTGGGCCTctgagcaccgagctgagctgcACGTAGATGGGGTCTGCGGTGCCCGGGCCACCGTCCTGGAGTCAGCGTGGCCGCGGCTGTGGCGGGGCCGGGCACCGTCTCCGGTCTGAGCGTCACCACCTCTACAGACATCAGCTAAGAGGCACAGGTGGCCACGCGGTgcccagagaaggaaaggagacaAGCAGGAGGGCGGAGGTCACGCTGCCAGACAGGAGCTGCCCCTGCCAGCAAAGCTGCCCTCTGGCAAGAAGGGGCGTGAAGGGCTAACTGATGGACACCAACCCGCCAGCCGTGTGCAGCCAGGGCGGGGCGCGTGTGGAATCCAGGACCCAGGAGGGTCGGGGGAGGGCGGCCTGGGTCCGAGGCGCGGGGGTGTCTGCGGGCACCGTGCCCGCTCACTCCAGCTTCTTGGCTGGCACCCGAGTCCGAGCAATGATGATGGGCACCAGGGCCAGGCCAGCGATGCCAAGCGCCCACAGGGGCCGGTAGAAGAGCCAGCCGGCGGCCACGGTCAGCAAGGTCAGCGAGGTGGCCACACAGAAGGCAAAGGCCTTCAGGCCGATGTTGACCAGGTCTCGGAAGATGGGGAACCAGTCCACTGTGGGGAGAGAGCGGCAGTCAGGGTTCCCAGGCCCCCAGCTCGGTTCCTCCGCTCCCCCGCTGGCAGCCTGCCTGTCTCTGGACCAGGTGCGGAGGGAGAGGCAGCGGTGGGACACACGGCCCGCAGCGGCTGGGACACACAAGGAAGATGGAAGATGGGCAGGCCCAACCCAGCCCCGGCATGAGGCGTGCCCTGGGGCAGAGAGATGCTGGCGAGCACCTCTCTGCTGCCCGACAAAGCAGCGGGCTGAACCCCGCGGGCCTGTGCGGGCCGCCCAGCCCTTCCCGGAGGAGCCTGTCACTCACCCGGGCTGTTACGGATCACCTGTGTGCCAGCTCTAGGAAGGACCTGTGAGGGCTCGATGGACCTGAGGAGCCGCCCACCCAGAGACCCCTGCAGGCCACACCCAACGTGGGCTCCATCAGCCCATCTGCAGTCACCCTGCCCTGGGCCTGCGGACCGCTGAGGGAGGCCTTCTGTGGCCGGCGCGCACTGGGGGACCTGCATTCAGTTCCCAGGAGGCCGGCGGTCTGGTGCGGCCACAGGCCGCCTGGGGGCCCATCTGGGTCCAGCCCCACGCGGGCCCGGCTCGGCCCCCGAAACCAGCAGGGCTCGTGCGTGGGCGCTGGCCGGGGGGCCATGCATCTCATCAAACCCCGCCCTCCTGTCGGCTGGTGCCGCTCCTAACCTCGGTTCACCCACAAGACCGCCGAGGCCTGGCAGTTGAGTTTACAGGCAGAAGGTGCCAGAACCACAATTTAACCTCCAGGCTGAGTGCAGAGCCTCCGCTTGGCCACCGCGCTGAGCCCAGAGGACAGGGACCCTGCCCGTCCTGCTGGCGGCATGGCCTCTGGGGACCCTGCCCGTGCTGACGCAGCAGGCTCTCAGAAGGTGCGGAGGGCGGGGGGTGGACGGGCGCCCTGCGGCAGCGTCCTGCGTCCCACGTCCCCCCGCACCGAGTCCTCTGTACCCTCACTCCGTCCTGACGCTGGAGGCTCAGCCTCTGGCGTGGAGTGAACCGGTCAGAGGGGAACCCCGAGACAGACCTGACGAGGGGGGACTGGGCCCCGAGAGCAAAGGGCCTACCCGAGGTCGTGGCCACGATGGGCCCAGTGACCACGCAGGGTGCGTTCCTGGGTGCAGTTCCACCATCTGGGGGAAgcagcctcccctgccccccactcctCAGTCTTCCCGCCTGTAAAATGGGCTGATCGTCTGGGGGCTGCAGCCAGACTCTCCCAGCTGGCAAGGCTAAGTGGGGGAGGGGTTTCCGGGAACCATACCCACCTGGCTGATGGGGCTCAGTCCCCCGAGTAGCCCCATCCTCCCGCACAACAGCAGGCCCAGCGCCAGTCACCCACCCTGCGGTTGGGTCCCGAGCCGAGCACCTGGGCTCAAGCAGGCCAACTCAGGCCCATGAGCAGCCCGGCACAGCCTCCCCTGCGCTCCAGGCCTGCTGCACTGTCTAAGTCTCGTTCAGGGTTCGGGGGTGGGGCGCGAAGGGCGACAGCTCTTGCATGTTCCTATTTACAAAACTCAGCAGGCTAGGCCTGAGGAAACCTAGGCTGGGGCAGGAAAGGAAGCGGGAGCTCTCCCGGCCGGCCAGCCCCTCAGCACGGCTACACAGCTGGGGGTGAAGGGGTGGACGCTGAGGGGATGGGCGGTGGGCAGAGCGGGGAGACTGCAGCCTCGGGGGTCAGTGTCCGCCCCCGCACCCTGGGGCACTGTGACCACGTCCTGCTTCCCCGGCTCACCCGTCCCAAGGCCCTGAGGTCACGGGAGGGGCCGAGCGCACCCAGTGGGCTGCAAAGACGGAGCGGCGGTGGGGGCCAAGGAGGCCCCGTCCGCCCACCTACCCAGCGTGTAGAGGATCCGCGTCATGAGGTTGAGGCCCATGAACATGGCCACCCAGCCGGCCGCCCGCAGGCCCCACGTCTTCAGCGAGTTGCTCTTCTGTTCCCGACGAAACACCTCCTGCAGGACAAGCAGGGAGGCACGGTGGTCACACCCCACCCTGCGGGGTCAGCAGCCGCTGGACTAGAAGCAGCTCTCTGCAGCCTGTCCTCGGAGCGTGTGTGCGCCTGACCCTCTGTTGTGGACGGGGGTACCCAGGCCTCCTGGGGGGCGCCCCCGCCCTCACTTACCTGGTTCTGCACCGCTCACCCCTTCACCCGAGCTCACACTCGGCCCTGAGGGGCTTCTGCCTGCCCCTCCGTGCACAGGGCCACCCGAGTCCTGGCCCCGGCAAGGGGGGCCCTGGGCTGCGACAACTGACCCACCCGGCTCTTCACTTGGGACTCAGCAGAGAAGCCGCTCGCCACCCGCTGCCACAGGAGGCTCCTGTTAGCACGTCTGTCACCTCCGGGCATCCAGGAGATTCTCTGCTTTGCTCACTGCTCCCTCTCTCGGAGGGCGGCCGGGCCGCACCGCAAGAACACCTCACCCCTTCCGTTGCCTCCAGCCCTGGCTCTGCCTCCGTGGGGGCGGCTGGTGACCAGAGCACTGGAGGGCAGCACAGAGGCGCACCGCGGCCGCTCACCTCTGCCGAGAAGTCCCCGTGGTGCAGCAGAAGCAGAGTGTCCCCCGCCTTGGTGGAGTAGGGGACCAGCTGGTCACCTCGCTGCCGGGCAATCACGGTGACCTGGTCAGAGAGCTCTGGCTCAGAGCCACAGGGCCATCTGCCCGGGGCCCGCGCCCGTCTCACTGTGTGCCAAGGCAGCAGGGGCCCCAGGCCGCCCAGCCCCTGCCTCCGCGTGGGCCTGGGTAGGCGCTCCCGCTGTGCTGCTCCCTCCAAAGCCCAGGGGAGGAcccgggggggcgggggtgaCAGGGTCAGGAGCGCAGGACGAGCATTTACAGGGCAGAGGTCAGCACTCAGGGACAGCAGCTGCACAGGCCTGGAAGAACCTCCTCAGGCGCTGCGCTGAGACCCTCAGGGCCACTCCCCGCCTGGGGCCCGAGGACGTGCACACACGAGGGGGAGGGGTGCGCCCTAAGCGTGCGCTCAGGCCTGGGGGTCTGCACCCGGGAAGGGCCCCCCTCTCAGCCTGGGGAGCCGCTTACCACGTGAGCCGGGCCCAGGTCGGGGTCGTCGCCGCTCAGCCCCGCGTAGGAGAAGGAGACACGTAGGTCTCCAACCTGGGGCGGAAGAGAGGCAAGCGAGGGAGGTGGGAGTCCGAGCTGGGGTCCAGGGCGCCCACCTGCCCCGAGGGGGTCACACCAGCCCCACCCACGCCCAGGCAGCCCCACTGCATGGAGAGTCCCTCCCTGCAGCCTCGCCGGCGCCGGCCGAGAGCAACCACGATTCATGGAACCGGATGGAGCTGAAGCGGGGCTCAGACTCTCACACACTGTCGGGGGCGGGACTCCAGGGCCCCGACCTCGGCCATCTGAGCGCCCGAACCCGCTGCGTACCTCGGGGTACTTGGGGTTTTCACTGTGGTAGAAATAGTCCCCCCGGCGAATGATGTCCACATGCGGGTCCTCCAGCTTAGACAAGCTCAGCGTCTTGAAGTTGTCCACTTTGTCGATGAGCCCTGAGAGGCAGGTGGTTAGAAACAGTGCGTGTCCACTGCAGCCCGTCTGCAAACCTGCGGCCTGACGGCCTTCCTAGCCCGCCCCACAAGCCCAGCCGCGCGGCCACCTGCCAGCTCACCCCCCAGGGCCTCTGCACGCCCGCTCTCCCACCCGGAGGCCCTGCTCCAACTCCGTCCTCCACAGGGCTAGCCCCTTCAGCCTCCAGTGCCTCCAGGAAGCCGTCCCCCGTCAAGCAGTGACCACAGCCCCGGGAGGGCCTTGGTCCTGCGGCCACTGGTCCCCAGGCCCAGTCACCTGCGTCCCGGCCTGGCTCCCAGCTGCCCCGCAGCATGAGGCCGGGCCGCCTGGGATGGCTGGCACCAGCTGAGGGCCAGAGCACGCGGCAGACAGGCCAGGCCCTGCTCACGCGgtctctcccctgccccccgATGCTCTGACCCTAAgtgtcctctctccctcctcaggtCTGGCCCAGGGCCAAGCCCCAGGAGTTTCGATGGCAGTCTCACAGCTAGGCTGTCCCCTGCAAGCCCCTCTCTGTGGCGGCCCTGCGGGGTCTGTGATGAAGCAGCCCCTCCCGGGCTCAGGAGACCTTTTGTGCGCTGCCCTCCAGGGCGGCCTGAGGAAGGGCTCTCAGCCCCGCCTGCTCAGCTGGGCGAGGACCCACACCCGGCAGCTGCTCCCTGAATAGGTTTCGGGGGGCTCCACACAGGTCCCCCTTCCTGGGGACACACCTACCCTCTGGCCCCAGTCCAAAAGGATGACGCTGGAGAAGTGCTGGCTGATCCCTGCCCAGGGCAGCGGGAGACCCCTTTAAGCACCCAACGACTGAGGGCAGGGCCCCGGCTTCTGGGAGGCGACCAGGTGGAAGTACAGGCTCCTGGGGCCACGGGGGCTCACCTAACAGCCTGAGACTCACCCGCCGAAAGGAAAAACCTGCCGATCTGGACGAAGGGGGCTGTTGCGGTGAACGACTCCACGGCCATCGCGCTGGGGAGAGAGTGGGAGCTGTTGGCGATGTGGGGCGCCGGGTGGGAGCTGCCTGGGTCCCGGGGAGGTGCTGGGCAGGGTCGGCACCCAGGGGCCTGctgccagcccagcccagcccagccctgcagtCTTGTTCCCCAACCCCATCCCCTGCAGAGGAAGGGCAGCTTCCACTGGCTTCCCGTCCCCCAGAGCCTCTCAGGATTCTGCCAGGACCCCTGCCAGCCTGTCCCACCGTGCCCCCCAGCCATCAGACAGCCCGGCCATGGGCTTCACACCCTCGCCTCCAGACCCTTCCCGGTCACCAGCATCCAAGCCTCACTGGGAACATTCAAGGCCCTTCCTGGCCCCACCTGGCTCATCACAGCACACAGCCCACATGGGCCCTGCCCAGCGTCACACCCGTAACCacaccctcacccctgcccctgaGCTAACCATCCTCTGTCGGGCCCTTGAAGTGGGGTGTCAAGTGCGGCCGCTCCCGAAAGCCCTGCGACCGTTGCCCCACGCCCACCGCTGACCACCCCTCCGGGCACTTGGCCCAGCCCCACACCCAGGCCCTGTTGGAGGGATGGTCGCCCAGGGCCATGGGTGTCAGGCCCCACCTCTGCTCCTGTTGCCGGAGCAGGCCTCGGAGCCCCGGCCCACATTTCATTAGCCCGCGAGACAGAAGCAACTCAGCTGCATTACCcagatgaggacacagaggcTGGGAAGCTGCCAGGGGCTGGTTCTCACCTGGGGTTTTTGTGGCCAATCTCTCGGTCAAAGTTTCTGCTGTTGACAACCTCCGACCTccattctgtgtctgttttgagcAGAGGGAATAACGCAGAAACCATGGGAAACCTCAGGTTTGAGGCCTGCCAGCCCCACGTCCTCTGACCCAAGCCGTGACCACCCGAGGGCCCATGGGGCAGCTCCTGGAGCCTCGCTGGACAGACAGGGGAGCAGGACTCTGAGGACCAGCACGCCAGGAGCCTGATGCTGGCTAAGGAAGGACGGGGGCCACAGGGAGCAGGGAGGGCCCACGACTCACTGTAGGAGTACTTCCTCTCCGTCTTCACCTGCCCGTCCTCCGTGTACTCCCTGCGGGAAAACACAGGCGGCCCGAGTGAGCCCACTGCTCCCGAGGCGGCCCCACCTCTAGGCGTCTCTGGCCTGAAGCGGCCTCGGGGCTCCCAGGCCAGACTCCCCACACAGAGCAGGCTTGGTCCACACCAGCCCAGACACGTGGCGATCCCCGGGAGCCAGGCCAGCCACTTTCTTCCCCCAGGCACTCTGCAGGAGACCCCTGCCACCTCCAAACGAGACCATGGGCCAACCCCTGGGGGATAATCTGACATTCCTCTGAAAAGAAGACTTCCCACGGTGACCTTCAGCAGTGCTGACGTGAAGGCCGGCCGCACGTCCCCCTAACCCCGTGCCTCCCATGGCCCCTCACCTGGACTCCTCGGTCTCCACCCACTGGTACATCTCCACGTGCCGCCGCAGCTTCACAGCCGGGAGGTGGACCCCATAGTTAGGATCAGACAAGAGCTTCACACAGAAACAGGCCAGGAAAACAAAGGACAAGAACGCTCAGCTGAGGGGAAGCCAGGCTGGGGAGAAACAGGTCCAGAGGGCAGGACAGCCTGGAGAACCCCGCAGCCGTTCGCAAGGGAGCCGGGGGAGCACCCGCCCCAAGAGCGGAGCCTGTGACCCAAGCTGCACGCACGGCTCAGGCTGCAAGCCCGGGGGTGCAGGGCCGGGCAGCCTGAAGGGTGTTCAGACAGGAGACCCTGCCCCAGGCACGCACGCCCGTCGTCACCACTAATGCGCCTCTGCGTCAGGCTCCGGCCAAGGGCCATTGTGCCAGGAGGGGCGCTCCTGAATCAGGCCGCTCCGCAGAGCCCCCTCGGGTTGTTACAAGGCTTCTCCCCATTTGACAGAGGAAGACTCTGAGACTCGGGAAAGACAGGTCCACAGCCGCCGAGCGGTGCAGCGGGACTCACACTGAGTCTCTGCTTCCGAGGCCCAGGCCTCCAGACGACGCCCACGAGGGGCCCGAGCCCCAGCGGTCAGCGAGCACTGCCGGCCTACCTTGGACGTCCGCAGAGCCCCGATGATGTGCACCAGCCTCCCCTCGTTCTCCGGGGCCACGCTGTGGATGCTGCTGGGGGACACCACCAGCGAGAGCCCCTCGGCCAGCGAGGTCGCCGTCTTCAATGCGCGGCCCTGTGCATGCCGGAGAGAGGGGATTTCAGCTGCTGGACACCTGCTGCCCTGGGCAAGGAGAACCCAGGACGCCCGCTCTCCAGGCCTCCCCGCACCCCACGCAGCACCACCGCACCAGGAAGAACGGCGGCTGCCTCTGCCCTGCACCCCTGCCCCGTTTTTTCTCTAGCTTCTCCTCCCCTCCATCCATGTGCCTCACTAGGGCTGATCGCACAGCTGTTCAATGTGACCCAGGCCTCGCCAACCGCATCCTGTGTCCACTGGCCACAAGGAGTGGTTCAGAGAGGACGGAGGACACTCAGAGATCGCCCTGCGACTTTGCCTAAACTGATTTAGAAGTAGAGatgcttcctctttctctctgggGTTGCTACGCTGCTTGGCTGTGACACGAGAGTTGCTGAGCCACCTTGGCCACCACCGGGGGAGAGCCCGCTGAACCGCAGAGAAGAATGggcaacagatggagaaacagaggctCCTGGTGACCCAGCATGAATGCCTGGATCCAACTACGCCTGAGGCTGATGCTATCcccatttctgggcttccctggtagctcagttggtaaagaatccacctgcaaagcaggagaccctggttcaattcccaggccgggaagatctgctggagaagggataggctacccactccaggattctggccgggagaattacatggactgtagtccatggggttgcaaagagtcaaacacgactgagcgactttcactttttctttcaccctcatttcAGGTATGTGAACTGATCCATTTcccctcctgcttctgttagtcaTGAGGTGGggcacaagagaaagaaatgactaaTCCAACCCTCATCCCCATAAAATCTTGACCCTTATTGCCATATCCAGCCTCTGCGTTGCGATACTGCAGGGACCCTCACTCTGCAGAGGGACCCCGAACATTGTACCTCATTGGTGAAGATTAAGTAgaaggagaccaggaaggtcACGAGCCCCACGAACATCCCACCCGAGGTCTCGCTCAGCCGCTCCAAGAAGCCCGGCTGGGACTTGTTTGTGATTTTCACGTGATCTTTCTTGTTACTCACACTGGAATactgaaaaaacacaaaaagaaaactggttTCAAAAAACAAGCTGCGTTTACACTCAGCTCTTACTGAGTTTTAATTCTATATGTTAAAAGTGCACAGACTGTGTGTTCAGTTTTGACAAGTGCATAGCCATGTTCATCAACACACAAACACGTCGCTCACCCAAAGCTCCCTGTGCCCCTACTGTCCTTGCCAATACTCCGCCTCCCCACCGCCCAGAGGTAACAGTGagctgcatctgtgtctctacgATTTAGTTCTGCCTCTTCCTGAGCGTGCTACAAACGGATCACGGCACAGcatgagctcctctgtccagattCGTGGACTCGGCGTAACGCTTGGGGTCATCTACGTCATGGTATCAGTAGTCTGCTCCTTTTAATAGCCGAGTAGAATTCCACATCTGTCAATTTACTCACCAGTCAATGGATACCTTGGATATTTCCAGTTCCTAGCGATTATGAACAAAGCTTCTATGAATACTCATTTACAAGCTGGTGAAATGTAATTTATATGTGAGGGCAGGACATGAAAATTCAAACATAAAACTCTGTGCCGTgtgggcctcctccctccctcacgtGCAGTCTGCATCTGCATTACTGACCAGACCTTCTCAAACATGGGAGCGCCTGCTCAACCGTAAGGaccttttcccctttcttctgaCGTCAGCAATGAAACTTCTTAAAACAGCAGTGTTCTTTCTCCACTCTGGAAAGAGCCATGGGGACTTGCTGCTCGCTTTGTACACACGCCTACCTGGACTATGTATCCCTGGTGAAGCGTAAGTAAAGCATCAGTATGCCATTTTCACGTACGATCCTTTGTCCCAGAAATGCTCACAACTGTGTCTTCAACTTCTAGCAGGTGGAAGTTCTCAGAGCTTCTGGGAGGCCGTCTCCAGGGTTATAATCctgtttggctcaaataaaatgcccttttttcttcttgatttgaTTGTTAACTAAATTTTCATCCACATTTGATTGGCGTAGTTGGGGGACTGTCAGACACATCCACCAGAGGACACCTGGAGTCCACCCCAAACCAGGCCCTGGTACAAGCACCGGTCCTTGGAGCACCACCCGCTTCTCTGCATTCCTTCGGGGCTTTCCTGAGTTCTCCTGACACCTGAACATCGTTGCTTTAAATCCCACTCTGAGTTTTACTCAAGCTGTTCCTCTTGGGACTTGGAGTCTTAAAGGGATTACTGGACCGTCTCCTAGGCAGAGACCTGGGATGTGCTTTGGGGTGAATGGGGCTCACTGGTCTTTCTTAACAGACTGACTTAAATTGGAAAGACTGTTGTATACACAGCGTGAACACACCGCCAGTGGAAGGAGACTGAGCCCGCGCAACTCCACGTGAAGGGACACTTGCTCCTTCAGCCAAGAGCAGTTCTCAGGCGGCGGAGACCCCAGTGGAAGTGCCTGAGCATCAGTCCTCGAGACGAGCAGCGGTCCCACAGGGAGCCCCACTAGAACCACTGAGTGCAGAGTGCATTCTGCCCGCTGGGGAGCACCGTGACGCTGATCAGCCGGCACTCCCAGCACCCACAGCGGTTTTAACTGTTGGAAGGAGAAGCCGAGACACGAGAGTCAAGCCAACCCCAGGGGAACCCCTTAGGGAGCCAGACGCACATTCGTTCCATCACGGGGCCCTCAGAAAGTTGTTGAGATCTTATCTGAATCAGGCTGCCAAAGTAATAACGGGAAACCACCCCTCAAAGGCGAACGGCCTCTTGGCTGGCTTCATGACAAAACCAATGCCCGCAAACACTTAACTCTTAAATGACCAGGAGGGAGCTCCTTAGATATTCCAACACTGTAGAGAAAGCTGGCTTGACAAAAAATTCAGAACTTGAGGGAACAGAAGTATTGCTAGGAGAAAGCCTGAAGTTATAACCCGTATCATGTTCTTAGGAACACAGCCCACATTGCCTTGAGTCTATTGTCTTGGCTTaattgttgtggttcagttgccaagtcatgtccaactccttgcaaccccatggactaaagcatgccaggcctctctgtccttcaccatctcctggagtttgcccaagttcatgtccattgagttggtgatgccatccagacatctcatcctctgttgcccccttctcctcccacattcaatctttcccagcatcagggtcttttccagtgagtcagttcttcacatcaggtggccaaagtactggagtttcagtttcaacatcagtccgtccaataagtattcagggttgatttccttttggattgactggtttgatctccttgcagtccaagggactctcaagagtcttttccagcaccacatttctaaggcatcgattctttggcactctgccttctttatggtccaactctcacatctgtacataactacttagaaagaccatagctttgactatatggacctttgtcagcaaagtgatgtctttgctttttaaaacactgcctaggtttgccacaactttccttccaagaagaaaCTGTCTTCCAGTTTCAtgctgcagccaccatccacagtgactttagagcccaagaagaggaactcTGCCACAGCTTCCGCCTTTCCTACCcgtccatttgccatgaagtgatgggactgatgccatgatctcagtttcttCAATATTGAGCTttcagtcagtttagttgctcagttgtgtccaactctgagaccccatgaactgcagcatgccagggctccctgcccatcaccaactcctggagtttactcaaactcatatccattgagtcggtgatgccatccaaccatctcaccctctgtagtTCCCTTcccctcccgtcttcaatctttcccagcatcagggtcttttacaatgagtcagttcttcgaatcaggtggccaaagtattaagccagctttttcacgctcctctttcaccttcatccagaggctctttagttcctctttgctttctgcctttagagtggtatcgtctgttatctgaggttgttgatatttctcctggcagtcttaacTCCGGCTTGTAGCTCATCCAGCCCGGCGCTGCATGAGGGGTGCTCTGtacgtaagttaaataagcgggcgACAATAatcagccttgtcatactcctttctcaagtttgaaccagtcagttgttccatttaaggttctaactgttgcttcttgacctgcatacaagtttctcaataGACGAGTAAGATGGcctgttattcccatttttttttcagagtttgtcacagtttgttatgatccacacagtcaaaggctttaatggagtcaatgaaacagaagtagatgtttttttggaatccCCTTGCTTCCTCTATgacccagtgaatgttggcaatttgatctctggttcttctgccttttctaagctggtacatctggaagttctcaattcaagtactgctgaagcctggcttaagGATTccgagcataaccttactagcatgggaagtgAGAGCAATCAtttgatagtttgaacattctctagTACTTttcttcttgggaactgggatgaagattgacctttttttcttctttccagttTTAGAGTCTATTTGGCTTAAGTAGtagattcaaaagaaaaaaggggtgtgtatgtgtgtgtgaaaacagATCTTTGTAAAACTCAAGCAAGACAGCTATTTCTGTGTGTATCTGGATATATGTATGTCTGTATATACAAGTATGATCCATCTCTAACTTCAGTGGTTACTATCAACATTAATGTAAAAGAGTTCTACTTAATTGACTTAAAAGTAAATGTTTACAAATCAAATATTTCACTTAAACTAGCCCAAACTGTCAAAGGATCACATAATCTAGGATTAATctttaatggaagaaaacaaGTTAAAATTGATGGTCTAATTAATACAGACATGGCTTTACAGTCATCATTAAGTGTAACGTTTTAACTGTACCCAGGTTTCCTGAAAGTTAATATGCTCACATTATCGTGGTTATAAAATGTGTCAACAAGAAAATTAACTTGGTATGGTAACATTTTCATAAATAATGAGTAAGTTTTGGGGTGAATTCTTTAAGGGTAATTTTCTTTTAGGGTATGTGTACctgaaaacagggcttccctggtagctcagttggtaaagaatccgcctgcgatgcaggaggccctggtttgattcctgagttgggaagatcccctggagaagggaaaggctacccactccagtattctggcctggagaattccatggacagtatcgtccatggggttgcaaagagtcagacacaaccaagcgactttcactttcacacctaAAGACAGTTTCTCCCAATTTGGGGGGGATTTGAAATTTTAGAGTTATCGAGTTCTGCTAAATTAAGTCAAATGATGGAATTCACTGAATGTCTAGTTCATTTTCTTAataagaaaatactgaaagagtAATTGCTAAATAAGTCTTTAATTACCTActttaatggcaacccactccagtgttcttgcctggaaaatcccatggacggaggaggctggtgggctacagtccatggggtcgcagagttggccatgactgaagcaacacacacacagagactaaACATGCTTGAGACTATGAATAAATATACTCCGCGCTTTACTCAAAGACTGACTATAAagtaacatatatttttaaaaattaattttaaaaagggaaccCTGAGAAAAGTTTTGTACATGGCCAGGACTTACTAAGATCAGACTGAATTTAATTAAACGaatgaattttaataataaaggTAAAATAGTGAAAACCAACTTTTTTCTCTGTGAAAAAGACAAAGCCTTCTCAAAATACTGCTTTTGGTAAAGATCATAAAGTTTCTTCACCTCTAACTTATCTGCTGTAGCTTTCTGTTATTTACTTTTGAAATCTTTTTATCATCATTTTGGTTAAGCGAATAAATATTGTTTCATAGTGACTTATGATCCTACTTAGTCAagcatttaaaactttttgttatCTTTCACAAACTTCCTCAAATCAAATTCTTAATGAAGCTTTTTTGACCTccagctaactttgggatgcttcagaaaACCCC contains:
- the TMEM43 gene encoding transmembrane protein 43 isoform X2 — translated: MAANYSSVSNKKDHVKITNKSQPGFLERLSETSGGMFVGLVTFLVSFYLIFTNEGRALKTATSLAEGLSLVVSPSSIHSVAPENEGRLVHIIGALRTSKLLSDPNYGVHLPAVKLRRHVEMYQWVETEESREYTEDGQVKTERKYSYNTEWRSEVVNSRNFDREIGHKNPSAMAVESFTATAPFVQIGRFFLSAGLIDKVDNFKTLSLSKLEDPHVDIIRRGDYFYHSENPKYPEVGDLRVSFSYAGLSGDDPDLGPAHVRGDQLVPYSTKAGDTLLLLHHGDFSAEEVFRREQKSNSLKTWGLRAAGWVAMFMGLNLMTRILYTLVDWFPIFRDLVNIGLKAFAFCVATSLTLLTVAAGWLFYRPLWALGIAGLALVPIIIARTRVPAKKLE
- the TMEM43 gene encoding transmembrane protein 43 isoform X1: MAANYSSVSNKKDHVKITNKSQPGFLERLSETSGGMFVGLVTFLVSFYLIFTNEGRALKTATSLAEGLSLVVSPSSIHSVAPENEGRLVHIIGALRTSKLLSDPNYGVHLPAVKLRRHVEMYQWVETEESREYTEDGQVKTERKYSYNTEWRSEVVNSRNFDREIGHKNPSAMAVESFTATAPFVQIGRFFLSAGLIDKVDNFKTLSLSKLEDPHVDIIRRGDYFYHSENPKYPEVGDLRVSFSYAGLSGDDPDLGPAHVVTVIARQRGDQLVPYSTKAGDTLLLLHHGDFSAEEVFRREQKSNSLKTWGLRAAGWVAMFMGLNLMTRILYTLVDWFPIFRDLVNIGLKAFAFCVATSLTLLTVAAGWLFYRPLWALGIAGLALVPIIIARTRVPAKKLE
- the TMEM43 gene encoding transmembrane protein 43 isoform X3, whose product is MAANYSSVSNKKDHVKITNKSQPGFLERLSETSGGMFVGLVTFLVSFYLIFTNEGRALKTATSLAEGLSLVVSPSSIHSVAPENEGRLVHIIGALRTSKLLSDPNYGVHLPAVKLRRHVEMYQWVETEESREYTEDGQVKTERKYSYNTEWRSEVVNSRNFDREIGHKNPSAMAVESFTATAPFVQIGRFFLSAGLIDKVDNFKTLSLSKLEDPHVDIIRRGDYFYHSENPKYPEVGDLRVSFSYAGLSGDDPDLGPAHVVTVIARQRGDQLVPYSTKAGDTLLLLHHGDFSAEEVFRREQKSNSLKTWGLRAAGWVAMFMGLNLMTRILYTLAFEAVSADFSEPEVWLHFQELPAVRLKNRLSLQKPGSARLHAQKTAHLQAGETKL